One genomic segment of Candidatus Fukatsuia endosymbiont of Tuberolachnus salignus includes these proteins:
- a CDS encoding BrnA antitoxin family protein yields MSKIVRYEIDLKNLPPLTTEQQAELKTLKTMPDESIDYSDSPPLDDVFWKNAVQNPLYKPTKTSTTVRVDSDVIAWLRSEGKGYQTRINTILREAMIRSLHHKV; encoded by the coding sequence ATGAGCAAAATCGTTCGCTATGAAATTGATCTGAAAAACCTGCCTCCGTTGACAACAGAACAGCAGGCAGAGCTTAAAACACTGAAAACGATGCCGGATGAATCCATTGACTACAGCGATAGTCCGCCATTGGACGATGTATTTTGGAAAAATGCCGTGCAAAATCCACTTTATAAGCCTACCAAAACTTCTACGACAGTGCGGGTTGATTCGGATGTCATTGCGTGGCTTAGGAGTGAAGGTAAAGGCTATCAGACCCGTATCAACACTATCTTGCGCGAAGCAATGATCCGCTCTCTGCATCACAAGGTGTAA
- a CDS encoding BrnT family toxin, which produces MKITFEWDQTKAESNIKKHRLSFETAIRAFADPFALVEQDRIENGEHRWQTLGLVEGYLLVLVAHTIRDNEDDIDVIRIISARRAEPKERKRYEQNRSL; this is translated from the coding sequence ATGAAGATAACATTTGAATGGGATCAGACGAAAGCGGAAAGCAACATCAAGAAGCACCGCTTAAGTTTCGAAACAGCCATCCGTGCTTTTGCTGACCCGTTCGCGTTGGTTGAGCAAGACCGCATCGAAAATGGGGAACACCGCTGGCAAACTTTGGGACTTGTCGAGGGCTATTTGTTGGTTTTGGTGGCACATACCATCCGAGATAACGAGGACGACATCGACGTCATTCGTATCATTTCGGCTCGTCGTGCCGAACCTAAAGAGAGGAAGCGTTATGAGCAAAATCGTTCGCTATGA
- a CDS encoding recombinase family protein — protein MKIGYARVSTKEQSVSMQVDALKQAGCTQIVEEIASGAKTARPVLDEIMRNLREEDTLVVWKLDRLGRNLAHLIHLTTQLLEKKVGLISLNDPIDTTTAQGRLIFGIFASLAEFERELIRERTQAGLKSARARGRKGGRPKGMNPTAIEKAAIAEALYKNGTIPVKKIAEQLAISKTTLYLYLRSRGVVIGEKTERVVTR, from the coding sequence ATGAAAATAGGTTATGCTCGTGTTTCAACGAAAGAGCAATCGGTGTCCATGCAGGTTGATGCACTGAAACAGGCGGGTTGCACGCAAATAGTTGAAGAAATAGCAAGTGGTGCAAAAACAGCAAGACCTGTTCTTGATGAAATCATGAGAAATTTAAGAGAAGAAGACACCTTGGTTGTATGGAAGTTGGATCGCTTAGGCAGAAATTTGGCACACCTGATTCATCTTACTACCCAGCTTCTCGAAAAAAAAGTGGGCTTAATCAGCTTAAATGATCCGATTGATACCACCACCGCGCAGGGTCGATTGATTTTTGGTATTTTTGCCTCATTGGCTGAATTTGAACGTGAACTTATCAGAGAGCGTACGCAGGCGGGATTAAAGTCAGCACGCGCGCGTGGGCGAAAGGGGGGGCGCCCTAAAGGAATGAACCCAACGGCAATAGAAAAAGCGGCTATCGCTGAAGCACTTTATAAAAATGGGACTATCCCCGTTAAAAAAATTGCTGAACAATTAGCCATTTCAAAAACGACGTTGTATTTGTACTTACGATCCAGAGGGGTTGTTATTGGTGAAAAAACAGAGCGGGTTGTTACACGTTGA
- a CDS encoding IS630 family transposase: MKIELTADQKITLEAQHRQSHDRRVCDRIRCVLLSADGWTPPMIAHSQLINETTVRRHLTDYHKLNKLKPENGGSDGYLNAEQTTSLVEHLTQPLYHHNHQIVAYIAGRWNITFTVSGLYKGLKQHGFSYKKPKGVPHKFAVEKQQQFIKTYSELKDAAGNDPILFIDAVHPTQATKISYGWIRKGQDKTIETTGSRTRLNIMGALNIQNVANPIIRDDETINSENVVHFLSAIRAHYPITTTAHVILEGAGYHRSQLVQDAALTLNIQLHYLPPYSPNLNPIERLWKVMNEQTRNNRYYPSKQSFKNDILNFFEVKLPQMASSLVSRLNDNCQALNPAS; the protein is encoded by the coding sequence ATGAAAATAGAGCTGACTGCTGACCAGAAAATTACCCTCGAAGCCCAACATCGTCAAAGCCATGACCGCCGTGTCTGTGACAGGATCCGGTGTGTTTTGTTGTCCGCAGACGGCTGGACTCCCCCTATGATTGCTCACTCACAGCTCATTAATGAAACCACGGTGCGGCGCCACCTTACAGACTATCATAAACTCAACAAGCTCAAGCCTGAAAATGGCGGCTCCGATGGCTATCTCAATGCGGAACAGACCACGTCGCTGGTTGAACATCTCACCCAGCCGCTCTACCACCACAATCACCAAATTGTGGCGTATATCGCTGGACGCTGGAACATCACCTTTACCGTATCAGGTCTGTATAAAGGGTTGAAGCAGCATGGCTTTAGCTATAAAAAGCCGAAAGGTGTTCCGCATAAATTTGCCGTTGAGAAACAGCAGCAATTTATAAAGACCTACAGCGAATTGAAAGACGCCGCGGGTAATGACCCCATACTGTTTATTGATGCCGTTCATCCGACACAAGCCACCAAAATAAGCTACGGCTGGATACGAAAAGGCCAGGATAAAACGATAGAGACCACCGGGAGCAGAACGCGGTTGAATATCATGGGAGCCTTGAACATCCAGAATGTGGCTAACCCCATAATCCGTGATGATGAGACGATTAACAGCGAAAATGTGGTTCACTTCCTGTCTGCCATTCGCGCGCATTATCCCATCACGACAACGGCACATGTGATCCTCGAGGGTGCAGGCTATCACCGTTCACAGCTTGTGCAAGACGCCGCGCTTACGTTGAATATCCAGCTTCATTACCTTCCGCCGTATAGCCCGAATCTAAACCCGATAGAGCGATTGTGGAAGGTGATGAATGAGCAAACACGAAACAATAGATATTACCCATCTAAACAGAGTTTTAAGAACGATATCTTAAACTTCTTTGAGGTGAAGCTACCACAAATGGCAAGTTCTCTGGTATCTCGCTTAAACGATAATTGCCAGGCGCTAAATCCTGCATCTTGA
- a CDS encoding Tn3 family transposase translates to MANFIHSLPIFKQWNLLDEKLLADADGQKLPTSESTIQSRYSKKHLGKSPGLSIYTLIANFVAVNAKNIGLNEYEEHSLYDVIHGNKTDITIDRVTGDNHSLNKLNFVILDSIYAKSHC, encoded by the coding sequence GTGGCTAACTTTATCCACTCACTGCCTATTTTTAAGCAATGGAATTTATTAGATGAAAAATTGTTAGCAGATGCGGATGGGCAAAAACTTCCGACCAGTGAAAGTACTATCCAGTCAAGGTATTCAAAAAAACATCTTGGGAAATCTCCTGGGCTGTCCATTTATACATTGATAGCCAATTTTGTTGCCGTTAATGCCAAGAATATTGGGCTTAATGAATATGAAGAGCATTCTCTTTATGACGTCATTCATGGTAATAAAACAGACATTACTATCGACAGGGTAACGGGTGATAATCACTCTCTGAATAAGCTCAATTTTGTTATATTGGATTCTATATACGCAAAGTCACATTGTTAG
- a CDS encoding Tn3 family transposase, whose amino-acid sequence MLYWILYTQSHIVRKLNSSARCAGLKRALIEYNTLFKSTHVLNLIDNMTLRKAIRTARNRAEAYHQLQGLIRKIYHGVFKGKKRITNQVSAHAVRLVANSVIAYNAIILNTLYEKMQVVEGVTQTIIDEFVRISPIAWAHIAFTGKYHFKKSKSGVDLDTMINELEKHLKRCFWKAASLRTNTFGGSFTRPLKGGQ is encoded by the coding sequence TTGTTATATTGGATTCTATATACGCAAAGTCACATTGTTAGAAAACTAAATTCCTCTGCGCGTTGCGCTGGATTAAAAAGAGCACTGATTGAATATAATACCCTCTTTAAAAGCACACATGTATTGAATTTAATCGATAATATGACGCTTCGAAAGGCTATCCGAACGGCCAGAAATCGAGCAGAGGCCTATCACCAGTTACAAGGTCTCATCAGGAAAATTTATCACGGGGTTTTTAAAGGAAAAAAGAGAATAACTAATCAGGTCAGCGCGCATGCAGTAAGACTGGTTGCAAATTCTGTCATTGCGTACAACGCTATTATTTTAAATACCCTTTATGAAAAAATGCAAGTAGTAGAGGGAGTTACCCAGACAATTATTGATGAATTTGTCAGGATTTCTCCTATTGCCTGGGCGCACATTGCCTTTACTGGTAAGTACCATTTTAAAAAGAGCAAGAGTGGTGTTGATTTGGATACGATGATCAATGAGCTTGAAAAACATTTAAAACGATGCTTCTGGAAAGCCGCTTCACTCAGAACGAACACTTTTGGGGGTTCCTTCACACGACCCCTTAAAGGAGGTCAATAA
- a CDS encoding transposase yields MKSKKKPSTLTLEFKQDAAKLVLEKAYTCQQAADSLGVSLSAIKSWVKAERGGVSPVGSEQASLSLAEREELLRLRKERNNLLIEREILKKAAVFFTKENG; encoded by the coding sequence ATGAAAAGTAAAAAGAAGCCATCGACATTGACACTGGAGTTTAAACAAGACGCAGCAAAGTTAGTGCTGGAAAAGGCGTATACGTGCCAACAAGCGGCAGACAGTTTGGGTGTTTCATTAAGTGCGATAAAAAGCTGGGTCAAGGCTGAAAGGGGGGGAGTGTCCCCGGTAGGATCTGAACAGGCGAGTCTTAGTTTGGCCGAGCGTGAAGAATTACTTCGTCTGCGTAAAGAGCGTAATAACTTATTAATAGAGCGTGAAATATTAAAAAAAGCGGCGGTCTTCTTTACGAAAGAAAACGGATAA